A stretch of Malassezia japonica chromosome 6, complete sequence DNA encodes these proteins:
- a CDS encoding uncharacterized protein (COG:S; EggNog:ENOG503P508), protein MAQGRGPNFPAALAIAPNAPDAGHGTEAWQHDSAADIAAFGIAGRIWESAFLLMRYVEDDAYVYDPPCSMIGNDAPRTVLELGSGVGTAGLAAAAALHRTGLGHTVVLTDLAEVCPLLERNARTTQERGVDVRVHALPWGDAAAAAAVQRALPRPITHVLCSDLVYFPELLAPLLRTLLDLTACTPSPEVVIGYKIRSLTKEQPFWAAFGAWFDFQVVYCAPATRPTAWAPLGSDATHLAHGPPGQVPDDYFVFVAHRRPATLRQAPPASDAQLLQGFRVVEKEPHEVFDTDMSGVDTFEWLMLSRTMYD, encoded by the exons ATGGCGCAGGGCAGGGGCCCCAACTttccggcggcgctggcgatCGCGCCGAATGCCCCGGACGCTGGACATGGGACAGAGGCATGGCAGCACGATAGCGCAGCGGACATTGCCGCATTTGGGATTGCTGGGCGCATCTG GGAATCGGCTTTTCTTCTGATGCGCTacgtcgaggacgacgcgtACGTGTACGACCCCCCGTGCTCCATGATTGGCAACGATGCGCCACGGACCGTGCTGGAGCTTGGTTCGGGCGTCGGGACTGCCGGCCTggcggccgctgcagcgctgCACCGTACCGGCCTTGGACACACGGTCGTGCTGACCGACCTTGCTGAGGTGTGCCCGCTGCTTGAGCGCAAtgcgcgcacgacgcaggAGCGTGGCGTCGACGTGCGTGTACATGCACTGCCGTGGGgcgatgccgccgccgccgccgccgtgcagcgtgcgctgccgcggccgaTTACGCACGTCCTGTGCTCGGACCTGGTGTACTTCCctgagctccttgcgccgctcctgcgcacACTCCTCGACCTgacggcgtgcacgccTTCGCCGGAAGTCGTGATCGGGTACAAGATCCGCTCGCTCACAAAAGAGCAGCCGTTCTGGGCCGCTTTTGGGGCATGGTTCGACTTCCAGGTCGTGTactgcgcgccggccacgcgcccgacggcgTGGGCGCCGCTGGGGTCGGATGCCACACatctcgcgcacggcccgccAGGCCAGGTGCCGGACGACTACTTTGTCTttgtcgcgcatcgccggcccgcgacgctgcgccaggcgccgccggcgtcggaTGCCCAGCTCTTGCAAGGTTTCCGCGTCGTCGAAAAAGAGCCGCACGAGGTGTTTGATACGGACATGTCGGGCGTCGACACGTTTGAGTGGCTCATGCTCAGCCGTACTATGTATGATTAG
- the SEC8 gene encoding Xaa-Pro aminopeptidase (EggNog:ENOG503NURI; COG:U), with the protein MLKRTTGSKRRPQIRHENTQLGTGAGVTEGPIAVPGHNAFHAGGANTAPQPAAYAQGHSEAYAQVPQAAYAPAPAEVPQGGRPSIDYTASARPSVDYHASARPSVDQHASARPSVDGYNTPAWPPTEGYNAMARPSVDGYNTLARPSVDTYAPNDVYAQYAVTPRGSVGDTHSAYAAQARAAVPERPALTPYEEALRATEPVPEPEPEPVPEPKTEPAAPMLGVRDRLRPAPSMSRASPQPAALAPPADALEVGSLTKERQPAALDAVLSALVAAGRKRQTARILRGDSDPDEKSGTSQVMVPQASRVINDYVSPSDDPKFRALNAVLRKLKAEWSFLMDDGFNPLALVLSLLPNGGLRERLVDFTSLNSLIEGTLQGTLDDHYESFAMAITVNHGMIQSLGEAQDHVSGTRAKLQNARDALGARRADLVQMWQRIQSVKEAMRVLALIEQLRNVPDELETLMSEKQFLQATQLLMRSLRMIQREELVEVGATADLRTYLRSQEHSLLEILIEELHNHLYLKSYYCDARWKSYVQGQDALPDVLFGADYAPEVDGGARPTKLARFMHLLRGRVVYDAPEADTHLDRDLDLSADADHELETQAEHAVDEKTAQNPEKDSFLYLEMLLESLARLGKIGYALEMIGQRLPFEVHQLVDATIDEVDRRHDPHRHTMAGAARSESVFFAPSALTASFMEDGVRKSFSLLSAAQLAEKSKTNQHELSALQRDMDTMRDFFWTLFSKLDAMLQGHRVVQDVAGAIFSRADVKDAAAADRASAELGTTALARVWQAVEYEVRALLHDYLSEDTQAVSSASVSAPSLNELLRTKGYERDKSHTLFRMADLRKQQNAVRRSEDKVDTALRTFVPGLVVQDAGPANATYLVNTSTSTRPDEYTGAGHRLLVRPLTFTVSVLFQPTLAFISRVPHVLPEDAAGASARGFGGFLREFVQHMFLPMLEEKVQTLLSTATNVPEAFAAEPAKRTHAARPIVKSVGQVIALVDSLYTMLQVAPFHRASYSRLILMVFVEYYERCNERFKQLVSEDADATHSGGPYVLAATWTQRKELYLCLTEALTADPSSTRALDIRYAESQIERRYAAAAPVQRADLVTSRKRILALGHLQYSIQFILQHMAHLRATDADDERSERALAENELPLPLSAALASRFDEIPRLFRLLGHVVLMTLRVELRLKTLYYLRLAITEGAYIVDAGSLEPDSHVVDLNTELSAYNDMLKETILPEHQRFVLDGLDILMDAVMIDGVRHLRAINRHGVTKMIRNILSLQQNLKNIVAAPQRVDLERSKKFWEMLSREPEQWLAMVRRTKAQHTFEEYKAALDLCLGIDNARKGERPVSGVPLPRIAHAGTSSERDVTQQRYNELLIELHEGVGATM; encoded by the coding sequence ATGCTGAAGCGGACGACCGGCTCGAAGCGCCGGCCCCAGATCCGCCACGAGAATACCCAGCTCGGGACGGGCGCGGGTGTGACCGAAGGGCCGATTGCGGTGCCTGGCCACAACGCGTTTCACGCCGGCGGAGCGAACACGGCTCCGCAGCCCGCCGCCTATGCCCAGGGGCACAgcgaggcgtacgcgcAGGTGCCGCAGGCTGCCtatgcgcctgcgcctgccgaggtGCCGCAGGGCGGCCGGCCATCGATAGACTACACTGCGTCTGCACGGCCGTCGGTCGACTACcacgcgtcggcgcggccgtcggtcgaccaacacgcgtcggcgcgtccgTCGGTCGACGGATACAACACACCGGCGTGGCCGCCTACTGAGGGATACAACGCGATGGCGCGTCCTTCGGTTGACGGATACAATACTTTGGCGCGTCCGTCGGTCGACACGTACGCCCCGAACGACGTGTATGCGCAGTACGCCGTCACGCCGCGCGGGTCGGTCGGCGACACACACagcgcgtacgcggcgcaagcgcgcgcggccgtgccggaGCGCCCGGCGCTGACGCCGTACGAAGAGGCGTTGCGTGCGACCGAGCCTgtgcccgagcccgagcccgagcctgTGCCTGAACCCAAGACggagccggcggcgccgatgctcggcgtgcgcgaccgcctgcgccctGCGCCATCCAtgtcgcgtgcgtcgccaCAGCCTGCGGCACTTGCGCCCCCCGCCGATGCTCTGGAGGTCGGCTCGCTGACCAAGGAGCGGCAGCCGGCcgccctcgacgcggtgctgAGTGCGCTTGTCGCCGCGggccgcaagcgccagaCGGCGCGCATTCTGCGTGGCGACAGTGACCCCGATGAGAAGAGCGGCACGTCCCAGGTGATGGTGCCCCAGGCGAGCCGCGTGATCAACGACTACGTCTCGCCGTCCGACGATCCCAAATTCCGTGCGCTGAatgcggtgctgcgcaagctcaaAGCCGAGTGGTCGTTTTTGATGGACGATGGATTCAATCccctggcgctcgtcctgTCGCTCTTGCCAAacggcggcctgcgcgagcgcctcgtcgactTTACGTCGCTCAACTCGCTTATTGAAGGCACGCTGCaaggcacgctcgacgaccacTACGAGTCGTTTGCGATGGCCATCACGGTGAACCACGGCATGATCCAGTCActgggcgaggcgcaggaccaTGTCTCTGGCACGCGTGCCAAGCTGCAAAacgcccgcgacgcgctcggcgcgcgccgtgcagaCCTTGTGCAAATGTGGCAGCGTATTCAGAGCGTCAAGGAGGCGATGCGTGTCCTGGCGCTcatcgagcagctgcgcaatgtACCCGATGAGCTCGAGACACTAATGTCCGAGAAGCAGTTCCTCCAAGCGACGCAGCTGCtgatgcgctcgctgcgcatgatccagcgcgaggagctcgttgaggtcggcgcgacggccgaTCTGCGTACGTACCTGCGCTCGCAGGAGCACTCGCTGCTCGAGATCCTcatcgaggagctgcacaACCACCTGTACCTCAAGTCGTACTactgcgacgcgcgctgGAAGAGCTACGTGCAAGGCCAGGACGCCCTCCCGGACGTTCTCTTTGGTGCAGACTACGCGCCAGAGGTCGAcggtggcgcgcggccgaccaAGCTCGCGCGCTTCATGCACCTCctccgcggccgcgtcgtgtACGATGCGCCAGAGGCCGAtacgcacctcgaccggGACCTGGACCTGAGTGCCGATGCGGACCACGAACTCGAgacgcaggccgagcaTGCCGTCGACGAAAAGACAGCGCAGAACCCCGAAAAAGATTCGTTCCTCTACCTCGAGATGCTCCTCGAGagccttgcgcgcctcggcaagatTGGGTATGCGCTCGAGATGATTGGGCAGCGCCTGCCGTTTGAGGtgcaccagctcgtcgatgcaacgatcgacgaggtggaCCGCCGCCACGATCCCCACCGCCACACGATggccggtgcggcgcggtccGAGTCGGTGTTCTTTGCGCCTTCTGCGCTCACCGCGTCCTTTATGGAagacggcgtgcgcaagtCGTTTTCCTTGCTTTCTGCCGCACAGCTCGCGGAAAAGAGCAAGACAAACCAGCACGAGCTgtccgcgctgcagcgggACATGGACACGATGCGCGACTTTTTCTGGACGCTCTTCTCCAAGCTCGATGCCATGCTCCAAGGccaccgcgtcgtgcaggaCGTCGCGGGCGCCATCTTTAGCCGCGCAGACGTCaaggacgccgccgcggccgaccgcgcctcggcagagctcggcacgacggcgctggcgcgtgTCTGGCAGGCGGTCGAGTACGAAGTGCGTGCGCTTTTGCACGACTACCTGTCCGAAGACACGCAGGCCGTTTCGTCAGCAAGCGTATCTGCACCCTCGCTgaacgagctgctgcgcaccaaAGGCTACGAGCGCGACAAGAGCCACACGCTCTTTCGCATGGCCGACCTGCGCAAACAGCAGAATGCCGTACGCCGCTCCGAAGACAAGGTCGACACAGCGCTGCGTACCTTTGTTCCGGGTCTCGTCGTGCAAGACGCCGGCCCGGCGAATGCGACGTACCTCGTCAACAcaagcacgtcgacgcgcccaGATGAGTACACGGGCGCGGGCCACCGCCTCTTGGTGCGCCCGCTTACCTTTACCGTGTCGGTGCTCTTCCAGCCGACACTGGCGTTTATCTCGCGCGTTCCGCACGTACTTCCCGAagacgccgccggcgcctcggcgcgtggcTTTGGCGGCTTCCTGCGCGAGTTTGTGCAGCACATGTTTTTGCCGATGCTCGAAGAAAAGGTGCAGACTCTCTTGTCGACGGCCACCAACGTCCCCGAGGCGTTTGCCGCGGAGCCTGCcaagcgcacgcacgccgcgcgtccgATCGTGAAGAGCGTCGGGCAGGTGATTGCACTGGTCGACAGTCTGTACACCATGCTGCAGGTCGCGCCGTTCCACCGCGCGTCGTACTCGCGGCTGATTCTGATGGTCTTTGTCGAGTACTACGAGCGGTGCAACGAGCGCTTCAAGCAGCTCGTGTCGGAGGACGCGGACGCGACGCACAGCGGCGGCCCGTACGTGCTTGCGGCGACGTggacgcagcgcaaggagctctACTTGTGCctcaccgaggcgctgacgGCCGAtccgtcgagcacgcgtgcgctcgacatCCGGTACGCCGAGTCGCAAATCGAGCGGCGGtacgcggcggcagcgccggtGCAACGCGCAGACCTTGTTACGTCGCGCAAGCGTATTCTTGCGCTGGGCCATTTGCAGTACAGCATCCAGTTTATTCTGCAGCATATGGCGCATCTGCGtgcgaccgacgccgacgacgagcgcagcgagcgggCGCTGGCCGAAAATgagctgccgctgccgctcagtgcggcgctcgctaGCCGCTTTGACGAGATTCCCCGGCTGTTTAGACTGCTTGGCCATGTCGTGCTGAtgacgctgcgcgtcgagctgcgcctcaaGACGCTGTACTACCTACGCCTGGCGATTACCGAAGGCGCGTACATTGTCGACGccggctcgctcgagccggaCTCGCATGTGGTCGATCTCAACACGGAGCTGAGCGCGTACAACGACATGCTCAAAGAGACGATTTTGCCCGAGCACCAGCGCTTTGtcctcgacggcctcgATATCCTGATGGACGCCGTGATGATCGACGGCGTACGCCACCTCCGGGCCATCAACCGCCACGGTGTGACAAAGATGATCCGCAACATTTTGTCGCTGCAGCAGAACCTGAAAAACATCgtggctgcgccgcagcgtgtcgaccTCGAACGCAGCAAAAAGTTCTGGGAGATGctctcgcgcgagccggAGCAGTGGCTTGCGATGGTGCGACGTACCAAGGCGCAGCATACGTTTGAGGAGTACAAGGCAGCGCTTGATCTGTGCCTCGGCATTGACAACGCACGCAAAGGCGAGCGGCCTGTGTCGGGCGTGCCGTTGCCGCGTATTGCGCATGCGGGCACGTCGTCCGAGCGCGATGTCACGCAGCAGCGGTACAATGAGCTGCTGATTGAGCTGCACGAGGGCGTAGGTGCTACTATGTAG
- the MRPS5 gene encoding 28S ribosomal protein S5, mitochondrial (COG:J; BUSCO:EOG092634G9; EggNog:ENOG503NTWH) — protein MLARIVRVRAAVRPGVRCSSTHVQKAAEHQPSTEKQSTAAPEPSAMQKALPILFSKMDLQKFPRLLAARDDVLDGSAATTARKGPDAQNGFGSSVSVYNDGERHFPTPPPAVQNVMRASGGAGDEVNSESYLSSVTPLTAQEVQQLHRYNITLKRVVNMTGKGRVASWYSLVVAGNGRGLVGYGEGKDTNAGRANKKAFHAAAKNMDMVAVHRAKSGANTVETSVEGRWGATRVVIRPRPAGFGLRVPNVIHPIARAAGYTDLSAAVYGSANAMNVVKAALQVLWGGSAPMGMGGGVRGPMRRENKKQGARSRRDMELSRGRRLEELDMDR, from the coding sequence ATGCTTGCTCGGatcgtgcgcgtgcgcgccgcggtgcgccctggcgtgcgctgcagctcgacgcaTGTGCAAAAGGCTGCGGAGCACCAGCCGTCTACAGAAAAGCAGTCCACCGCGGCTCCTgagccgagcgcgatgcAAAAGGCGCTCCCGATCCTCTTTTCCAAGATGGATCTGCAAAAGTTTCCGCGCCTGTTggctgcgcgcgacgacgtcctcgacgggagcgccgcgacgaccgcgcgcAAGGGGCCGGATGCGCAGAACGGGTTTGGATCGAGCGTGTCGGTGTACaacgacggcgagcgccactttcccacgccgccgcctgcggtGCAAAACGTGATGCgcgccagcggcggcgcgggcgacgaggtgAACTCGGAGAGCTATCTGAGCTCGGTCACGCCACTCACAGCACAAGAagtgcagcagctgcaccgCTACAATATCACGCTCAAGCGTGTCGTCAATATGACCGGAAAgggccgcgtcgcgagctggtactcgctcgtcgtcgcaggcaacggccgcggcctcgtcggctATGGCGAGGGCAAGGACACGAACGCGGGACGTGCCAACAAGAAGGCTTTCCACGCCGCGGCAAAGAATATGGACATGGTCgccgtgcaccgcgccaAGAGCGGCGCGAATACCGTCGAGACGAGCGTCGAGGGACGCtggggcgcgacgcgcgtcgtcatccggccgcgcccggcgggCTTTGGTCTGCGTGTGCCAAACGTCATTCACCCCATCGCGCGTGCAGCGGGATACACGGACCTGAGTGCAGCCGTGTACGGCTCGGCGAATGCGATGAACGTCGTCAaagccgcgctgcaggtgctgtggggcggcagcgcaccgatggggatgggcggcggcgtgcgtggcccgatgcgccgcgaaAACAAAAAGCAGggcgcgcgcagccgccgcgaTATGGAGCTGAGCCGCGGTCGCCGGTTGGAGGAGCTCGATATGGACCGGTAG